From the Emys orbicularis isolate rEmyOrb1 chromosome 19, rEmyOrb1.hap1, whole genome shotgun sequence genome, the window GCAGACGGCCACCGCCCGGAATCGTGAGCTGCGCATCCCAGTCCCAGGCCAGGTAagccccatgccccctccctcgCTGCCTTGGCCCATGCATGTCTCCCACCCTTTcccatgtggccctgcccctccccacgccATGCACCACTCCTGCCCTGGCCCatgcgcccccccaccctgccccacacgccccaccaccctgccccacgcgccccccagcccagtccatgaaacccccagccttgccctatgctcccccctccctccccggtcCATGcgcccccactgccccagcccgtgCGCCCCGCTCCCCACCATGTCCCCCCCCAAAGGGGAGGAGGCTGCGTCATCTGTTCATGCCAATGGCCCGTGTGTGAAAGGACCTGGATGGGAGGCTGGGTCCCGGcgtggctgcagcccagggcagaTGCCCCAACCAGCGGCTCGCCCAGCCCCGCATGAGCTCATGGCTGCTGGgaatgcggctccggagccagcAGCCGCAGCTCCATTATCCCTGCATTACCACGGCCTGCAGCCATTAGCGCTAATGGGCGCCGTGTGGGGTGGCTGTGCCGGGAAACGCCGCCAGCTGGAGCCTGGGTGCAGCAGAGCCGGGTGCAACGTCTGCCCAGCTCCAAGAGGCTCCTGCCCCACactccacagcgccccctgctggccggggcTGGGTTGGTGCAAGCCCTCCCTGCAGCGTGggaggggtcagggtgctgggctgcagctctgggccTGGGCTGGGAACTGGGGACACTGGGGTCCCCCCAGGTCCTGATTCCACCCACCTCCATTACCAgccaccccctctcccctgcccgctttgcccccagcctggcccatcCCACCCAGTGTCCCTGGCTCACCCTGCAAtgccaggacccctcccccccacacacacacagagacctgGCTGTGCTCAGACCCCATGGGACTCGATTCCTGGGTGCTCAGTGGTTTTCCACAgacctgttgggggggggggatctgttacctccccccacctcccccatgaccccctccctaccccagccctcccctccctgccccgtagtcccctgcctccctccctcccctgtaacttctccttccccacctccccctcagggcccctcccccagctgaccctggcaccctcccccttcccatcaCCCAACACCAAGGacagcccccccggcccccaggcaTCGAGGTTGGCCCAGGCCAGAGACGTGTCCGTGCAGGGCTcactctctcccagcagggggcgctgtggggagagggcagaagtgctggctgtgtgggggacgcctaccactgaaaatcagccacCTCCTCTCAAGCAcccccaaagccttggctggggtgggggggggcagcaggtcgATCCCCCATTGCACACGTAGGGGCCATTGCAGCTGGCCCTGTCGGAGGCGGGATACCGGGTTAGATGGGCCCATTCCTGGGTCGTTATGTACCCAGCACTCCGGCGGCTGGGCGCGGGTCCCTAGCTTCACGGCGCCATGGCCCCCCTCAGCCCAGGAACCTGCCCGTCAGCTGCAGCCATGTGAGGCTGATAACCCACAAGCGTCTGCGGTTTCCCGGCTACCAGGCATCCCCCTGACCCGCCTGCCAGGTGCTGGGCTCAGCATTGCCCTCCAGGGGCTTAGCCTGGGTCTGCCCACTGGCTAGTGTAGATGGAACCCACTCCTGACGGCTCTccatcccagaatgcactgctccCCCTTCCAGCgcttctctgcctcctgctgATGCATGACGGGAGAGCAGCCTGGATTTTCCCACAATGCACATGGCCAAATGTAAGTCGGGGCGGCGGCATAAGGACGGTGTGAGCACCAGGCCTGCCCAGAACAGGCCCTAACCTCAGCGCCTGCTCAGCACAGGGGCATCGGGGACGGATATGGGGCCTGTCCTGCCATGGACGGGGCCCCGCTCGGGCAGGTCTCACATGGCTGCCAGCATGGCAGTGGCCCCCCCCGCTCCGAGTCCCACCTGCTGCCATGCCAGGCACCGggggaggggtggccaggggatGGGAGACCCTGCTGGGGCTGCTCAGCAGAGCGACTGGCTGCTGTTCATGGCCCCGCACAGTGGGTCAGCCTGGAAACAGAACGCTAGCCCCATTCACAGCTAGCCGGCCCGCTCTGTCCCTGACCCAAGCCAGCCCGCTCTGTCCccatccccgtccccagccagacCCATCTGTCCCTGTCCCTAGCCGGCCCGGtctgtccctgtccccagccaGACCCGTCAATCCccgtccccatccccagccaccccagtctgtccccgtccccagccagccccgtctgtccccatccccgtccccgtccccagccagccccatctgtccctgtccccagccagccccgtctgtccccatccccgtccccagccagacccatctgtccctgtccccagccagcccggtctatccctgtccccatccccagccaccccagtctgtccccgtccccagccagccccgtctgtccctgtccccagccGGCCCGGTCTGTCCCTGACCCCAGCCAGCCCGGTCTGTCCccatccccgtccccagccagacCCATCTGTCCCTGTCCCTAGCCGGCCcgctctgtccctgtccccagccagcccggtctatccctgtccccatccccagccagccccgtcTGTCCCTGACCCCAGCCAGCTCAGTCTGTCCCCATACCCGTCCCCAGCCAGACCCATCTGTCCCTGTCCCTAGCCGGCCCGGACTGTCCCTGTCCCCAGCCGGCCCGGTCTATCCCTGTCCCtatccccagccagccccgtctatccctgtccccatccccagccaccccagtctgtccccgtccccagccagccccgtctgtccctgtccccagccaTCCCCGTCTGTCCccatccccgtccccagccagacCCATCTGTCCCTGTCCCTAGCCGGCCCGGACTGTCCCTGTCCCCAGCCGGCCCGGTCtatccctgtccccatccccagccaccccagtctgtccccgTCCCCAGCCGGCCCGGtctgtccctgtccccagccagacccgtctgtccctgtccccatccccagccaccccagtcTGTctccgtccccagccagccccgtcTGTCCCtgtccccgtccccagccagccccatctgtccctgtccccagccagccccgtctgtccccgtccccatccccagccagccccgactatccccgtccccagccagccccgtctgtccccgtccccatccccagccagccccgactatccccatccccagccagccccatctatccccatccccagccagacCCATCTATCCCCGTCCCCAGATAACCCCGTCTattcccatccccagccagccccgtctgtccccgtccccagccagccccgtggGTCCCCGTCCCCAGTCAGCCCCATctagccccatccccagccaaacCTGTCTATCCtcatctccagccagccccgtctatccccgtccccagccagccccatctaACCCTGTCCCCAGCCTGCCTCGTCTGTCCCCGTCCTCAGCCAGCCCCATCTGTCCCCATCCAGCCCCATCTAACCCCATCCCCATCTGTCCCCGTCCCCAGCTAGCCCCATCTCTAGCcagccccgtccccagccagccccatctaACCCCATCCCTTGCCAGCCCCGTCTAGCCCcttaccccaccccccagctattCCTTGATCTGTCACCTTAGACCTTCgtctgtctctctcctgtgttTTGCTAAGATATTCTCAAGAGCTGGTAGAACTCTTGGTGTGTGCCGGGTCCTGGGCTGTGCTGGGGCGGTGGGGCTGAGCATAGTGCCAGAGATATgccggggtggtggggctgggcATAGGGCCGGAGATATGCTGGGGTGGTGGCATAGGGCCGAAGATAcgccggggcagtggggctgggcgtAGGGCCGGAGATATGCCGGGGCGGTGGGGCTGGGCGTAGGACCGGAGATAtgccggggcagtggggctgggcgtAGGGCCAGAGATATGCCGGGGCGGTGGGGCTGGGTTTAGGACCGGAGATATGCTGGGGTGGTGGGTTTGTGCCTGGGGCCGGAAATATGCCGGGACAGTGGGGCTGGGCGTAGGGCCAGAGATATGCCGGGGCGGTGGGGCTGGGCGTAGGGCCGGAGATATGCCGGGGCGGTGGGACTGGGCGTAGGACCGGAGATATGCCGGGGTGGTGGGTTTGTGCCTGGGGCCGGAGATATGCCGGGGCGGTGGGGCTGGGCGTAGGGTCAGAGATATGCCGGGGCGGTGGGGCTGGGCGTAGGGCTGGAGATATGCCGGGGCGGTGGGGCTGGGCGTAGGACCAGATATATGCTGGGGTGGTGGGTTTGTGCCTGGGGCCGGAGATATGCCGGGGCGGTGGGGCTGGGCGTAGGGCCGGAGATAGGCCGGGGCGGTGGGGCTGGGCATAGTACTGGAGATATGCCGGGGCggtggggctgggcatggggcCGGAGATATGCCGGGGTGGTGGGTTTGTGCCTGGGGCCGGAGATATGCCGGGGAGGTGGGTTTGTGCCTGGGGCCAGAGATATGCCGGGGAGGTGGGTTAGTGCCTGGGGCCAGAGATATGCTGGGGCGGTGGGGCTGAGCATAGTGCCGGAGATATGCCGGGGCGGTGGGTTTGTGCCTGGGGCCGGAGATATGCCGGGGCGGTGGGGCTGGGCGTAGGGCCGGAGATAtgccggggcagtggggctgggcgtAGGGTCAGAGATAtgccggggcagtggggctgggcgtAGGGCCGGAGATATGCCCGGGTGGTGGGTTTGTGCCTGGGGCCGGAGATATGCCGGGGAGGTGGGTTTGTGCCTGGGGCCAGAGATATGCCGGGGAGGTGGGTTAGTGCCTGGGGCCAGAGAtatgctggggcagtggggctgagcaTAGTGCCGGAGATATGCCGGGGCGGTGGGTTTGTGCCTGGGGCCGGAGATATGCCGGGGCGGTGGGGCTGGGCGTAGGGCCGGAGATAtgccggggcagtggggctgggcgtAGGGTCAGAGATAtgccggggcagtggggctgggcgtAGGGCCGGAGATATGCCCGGGTGGTGGGTTTGTGCCTGGGGCCGGAGATATgccggggtggtggggctgggcGTAGGGCCGGAGATATGCCGGGGCGGTGGGGCTGGGCGTAGGGCCGGAGATATGCCAGGGCGGTGGGTTTGTGCCTGGGGCCGGAGATATGCCAgggcggtggggctgggctgggcctgtTGACAGTCACCATGTTGCTCTCGGGGCCGGTTTCCTCACCAGGCCAGCGCAGTGGCACCGCGGGCAGCGGGGGGCTCTCCGGGTCAGTGCCTGGGGGTGCCTGGCTCCCTGGGCCAGCAGGCCAGGGGAGACACTGGACTCTTCCCAGGCAGCGACGAGAGCTTGGGGCCGTGGCAGCCCCCAGTGGTTTCAATTCCCCAGCTCTGAGGCGCCAGGAACTGTTGGCGCCCAGGGACCTGTCCTGGCTGGTGCTGCTCAGATCTCACTGGGCTGGGGGTAAACAGTGACTGGCAGGGACTGACGCCACCCACAgagtctccttccctccctggcctAGAGGTCGTTCAGTTGAAAGGTCTCAGGGCTCTTtaaagaggggctgggagccaggacttctgggttttatccccagccccaggagaggagtgggggctactggttagagcagggggctgggactcaggactcctgggttctatccccagctctgggagaggagtgtagGCCGGGCCGTTGGGTGACTTTCCCCTGGAGCACAGCATCCCTGCAGTGTTTTGTAACCCACCTGGGGTAATGacacagcaggggctgctgggccaccctgctggccccagGCACTGTCCTTGGCATCTAATGGCCGCAGTGCCCCCCAGAGAACAGGCCTTCAACCCGTGTGGCTCCAGCGTGCCCGAGCTCCGAGCAGCCCTGACACCCAGGGTATGGGTGAGGCCGGAGGCTCCAGCCAGagcagagcaatggtccatctcaGCCTGGATTGAAGGACAGCGTTGCCTAGGGGATAAAGCACTGGGCCtcgggacacctgggttctgttcctgactgccCTTTCCCCTCGCTGAATCTCAGTGTGCCCACCTAGCCCCCCCGGGCAGGAATGTGTCGCCTCCCTGCATCTGTGGGCCAGTGAGTTCGGTTCCATCAGCCCAAGGGGCCCATCTGCCCTGGTatccctccacccctgcagagtCCGCAGCCCCAGTGGGTGGCATGCTGCATACCGTGTGCCTGCTATGACCCTCCATGGACTGGGGCAGGATGGGCACCAGACAGATTCCAGTGGCATGGGGCAGGGTGACATAGGGGACATGGCCTGGGCAGGGTGGCACAGGACACACCCCATAGGCAGGGGCAGGGTGGCATGGGACAAGGTGCCATAGGAGATATGCCCTAGGCAGGGTGGCACAGGGGTTGAGGCATGGGGCAAGGTGCCATAGGAGACATGGCAAGGGCAGGGTGAAATGGGGGTTATGCCCTAGGCAGgatgccagggagcagggtgccATTGGGGACACACTCTGTAGGCAGGAGCAGGAGGCATGGGGCAGGGTGGCACAGGACACactctgcaggcaggggcagggtggcATGGGGCAGGGTGGCACAGGACACactctgcaggcaggggcagggtggcATGGGGCAGGGTGGCACAGGACACACTCTGTAGGCAGGGGCAGGGTGGCATGGGGCAGGGTGGCACAGGACACactctgcaggcaggggcagggtggcATGGGGCAGGGTGACGTAAGGGACACTCTGTAGGCAGGAGCAGGGTGCCATAGGGGACATGGCCTGGGCAGGGTGGCACAGGACACACCCCgtaggcaggggcagggggatgcttCCCATACACAGGGTGGCTCGTGCCCGGAACATGGAACGGGCCAGAGGGTCCCAGCTGGCTCCAGCGCCGGGAGCCGGGCACCCCGTCCAGCCCAGCACCACCGGGCCGCTTGGCAGCAGGGGtcaccccctggcccctccctgggaggtggggggcgggAGCCGGTGCGCTGAGCTGGGCACGGGGGTGGGTGCGCCCCCTGGCGGCGGCCCGGCGCTCACCCGCCCGCGGACGGAgggggccgggcgcaggggggcgcTCCGGAGCTCAGCGCTCCGGTCCCTGCGCACGGCCGGCCGGGGAGGCAGAGCGCAGCGCGGCGGGACCCCGGGGCTGGGACTCGCCCCACTGGGGAAGGCGGCTGCCGAGGCGCGGGGCGGGGGGTCTCCGAGCGGGTCCCGAGCCCAGCGGCCCCCGACGGGGCGTCGATCCCTCGGCCGGAGCGGCTCCGTCTCTGCCCCGCTCGCAGCCGGGACGGGGCGCGGGGGGCCCGGACGCGCGGTCCCTTCGGAGGGAGCGATCCGTCCGCTTGGGAGTGGGGCGCGGGGGGAGCCCCTGAGCACGGTAAGGGGACGCGGGCCCCACGGGGCCTTCTCGGGGCGGGCGCCCCGGGggtccgggctgctggccccagaatGTGGGGGGGCTGATGGGGGGTGAATAAAAcagaaccgcccccccccccgtcccgactGGGACCGGTGCTGAGCGCCGATCTGCTCTTtgcacgggggtgggggtggggtctgggtgccaggacccctgggttcattgccctgctctggggggggggggtctagagCGAGGGAAGGGGGGTTTCTGGGAGTCTGGgttctcctctctctgctcccccaagAGTCACCCCCGGGCTCTGTCCAGCCCAGCGTCCCAGTGCCAGGAGGTGTCTCCTGTGGGGTCACACGGGGCTCCCCGGGGGTTCGTTCCCGGGCTCAGGGGAGGGCAGGTGGCAGGAGGGGCCAGTCCTGCTCCTTGATGCCAGTCCGTGGGGGCACCATGGGTTCCAGCAGCGCTGCCCTGGCTGACCGGGGGCCAGTCGCCCTGACTGCCCTGGGTTCAAATATCCTGAAAGTTGGGGGACCCCCACAGAGCCAGGAAACGTGCCCCGATTCCCCCAttgcctccccccagctccaaactgctgcccccaccccagcaggccgggggggggggggtaagtgaGAGCCCACAGCTCCCTCTGGAACCAGCAGAGGGCGCCTCcctcagtggggggtggggactgtGTGGCTCAGCCCCCAGTGCGTGGGGGCAGTGCCAGGGCCTAGTGGCAGTGGCTCTCCTCTGATGcccatctctctcctctcccacagatgCCCATGGCTGGTGCCAGCTGCAGACGCTGATGAGAAGATGTTCACCTGCCACCCGCCCAACGTCTCCCTGCTGGGGGGGCCCGGCAGCCCCGGGGCACCCCTCCCCATGCCTGTTGGCAGCTTGCCACTGGGGAACTCCTCGGGGGGCCAGAGGGGGCCCTCGCCGGCCATGCCCATCTTCTCCATGATGCTGGGCGCGGTCTCCAATGTGGTGGCCCTGGCCATCCTGGCGCAGTCCTACGCCCGCTTCCGGCGCCGCTCCAAGGCCACCTTCCTGCTCTTTGCCAGCAGCCTGGTCATCACGGACTTCGCCGGGCACGTCATCCCGGGCGCCTTCGTGCTGCAGCTCTACGCCACCCGGCAGAAATGGGACACCATGGACAGCACCGGCGCCATGTGCCAGTTCTTCGGCGCCTGCATGGTCTTCTTCGGCCTGTGCCCGCTCTTCCTGGGCTGCGTCATGGCGGTGGAGCGCTGCGTCGGGGTGACACGCCCGCTGCTCCACAGCTCGCTGGTCACCTCTGTCCGGACCAAACTCACTCTGCTGGGGCTCTGGGCCTCCGCCCTGGGCATTGCCCTGCTGCCCATCTTCAGCTTCGGCACCTACACCATCCAGTACCCGGGCACCTGGTGCTTCATCAAGGTGCAGCCGGTGGAGAACTGGTGCGAGGTGACCTTTGCCTTGCTCTTCTCCCTGCTGGGCCTGGCCTCCCTGCTGGTCGCCCTGGTCTGCAACACCCTGAGCGGGCTCAGCCTGGTGCGGGCACGGCTGCGGGCCCAGCGCAAATGCGGGCAGCGGCGCGCCAAGGCCCACGACATCGAGATGGTGGTGCAGCTGGTGGGCATCATGGTCGTCTCCTGCATCTGCTGGAGTCCTATCCTGGTGAGTgatggggtagggtgggggtCCCCCCCAGGGACACGGGATAtagtgggagggggtgaggggatcCCCCAATGCCACGGATGCAGGGGGAGGGTCACCCCAGGAGTGCAGGGTTGAAGGGATTTCCCTGGGGGTCAGGGGGGTTCCCCATGGGTGCAGAGTTGGAGGGGTTTCCCTGGGGATCAGGGTCCCGGGGGGTTCCCCATGGGTGTAGGGTGCAGGGTGGGCTCCTTGGGGTCAGGGTGAAGGGGGGTTTCCCGTGAgtgcagggttgggggttctctCTGTGGGACAGGATGCAGTGTGGGGGTGTTCTCCATGGGTGCAGGGCTTGGAGGTTCCCtggggggggtcagggtgcagggagggctcAAAATGggtgtagggatgggggttctcTCTGCAGGGAcaaggtgcagtggggggggttCCCTAGGTGTCAGGGTGGGGGGGTTCCCTGCAGGGACAAGGTACACTGGTGGGTTCCCCATGGGTGCCAGGTTTTGGGgttccctggggggcaggggttctcCACAGGTGCAGGGTTTGGGGTTCcctgggaggaaaggggggttCCCCATGGGTGCAAGGTTGGGAGGTTcctgggggaagcaggggggtttCCTGTGGGTGCAGAGTTTGGAGGTTCCCTGGGGAGGACTGGGGGGTTCCCCATgggtgcagggtttgggggggtaCCCTGGAGGTGACAGGGGGTTCCCCATgggtgcagggtttggggggtTCTCTGTGggtgcaggatttggggggggctgggggttccTCATGGGTTCAGGATTTGGGAGGGTCTCTGGGGGGACAGGGGGTTCCCCATGGGTACCGGGTTTACCCCATTTCAGCCCCTTCCCTGGTGGGGGCTGCCCTGGAAAAGGCTGGTGCTGgccgggtggtggtggggagcccAGGTGATGCAGGAGCCCCAGTCGGCACCATCCTGACCCCGCCCGGGGGAGGattgccccctgcagcccagccccctgggCCCTGACCTCGGGGGAGGTTGGAGGCAGGGGCACGTGTATCTGCGCAGCTGATTcagactgcggggggggggggctaagctGATGCAGCAGCGCCCTCGTGTGGCTGCTGGCTGGTAACTGCGCAGTCATGCTTGGCTCCAGGTGTATatgctgcagggtccccccaaactggctggggggagggggttcgggcTGTTGGGGCTCAGGTTGGGAGGGGGTTTGTTGGGGGGGttcaggttggggggagggggatcgggcTGTTGGGGGCTCAGGTTGGGAGGGGGTTTGTTGGGGGGGGttcaggttgggggagggggatcgggcTGTTGGGGGCTcaggttgggagggggagggggttgttggggggggctcaggttgggaggggatgaggctgttgggggggggctcagattGAGGGGTCAGTCCCAGAGATTTAGGGCCAGGGGCCGGAGTCaagcccccccaaactcctggtGACTGGGCGCGCCCTCTCACCAccatgcccctccctcccctgcagatcTTCGTGGTGCTGGCGGTGGGCGACAAGGCCGGCTCGCTGCACTACCAGCACCTGCTGTTGCTGGGCGTGCGCCTGGCCTCCTGGAACCAGATCCTGGACCCCTGGGTGTACATCCTGCTGCGCCGGGCCGTGCTGCGCAAGTTGTACGGGGTGCTGTGCCGCCAGCCCCCAGGCAAGGGCAGCCGCTTCGAGCGCTGGGAGGTCAGCTCCTTCCAGAGCTCCGAGCGCAGCATGGTCGGCCGCTCGTA encodes:
- the PTGER1 gene encoding prostaglandin E2 receptor EP1 subtype — protein: MFTCHPPNVSLLGGPGSPGAPLPMPVGSLPLGNSSGGQRGPSPAMPIFSMMLGAVSNVVALAILAQSYARFRRRSKATFLLFASSLVITDFAGHVIPGAFVLQLYATRQKWDTMDSTGAMCQFFGACMVFFGLCPLFLGCVMAVERCVGVTRPLLHSSLVTSVRTKLTLLGLWASALGIALLPIFSFGTYTIQYPGTWCFIKVQPVENWCEVTFALLFSLLGLASLLVALVCNTLSGLSLVRARLRAQRKCGQRRAKAHDIEMVVQLVGIMVVSCICWSPILIFVVLAVGDKAGSLHYQHLLLLGVRLASWNQILDPWVYILLRRAVLRKLYGVLCRQPPGKGSRFERWEVSSFQSSERSMVGRS